One Maribacter cobaltidurans genomic window carries:
- a CDS encoding response regulator transcription factor produces the protein MNTQDLKIIIVEKDETLHAAYLNQLRAVDGFILMGIYNCPSKALKDFNRTRPDIVLTEIDLSGTSGLDTIQLYKKKDWNVKVVMISENNDFELIKKSFKKGANGYLTKPMSADKFSHALTSVKEEGATLSNDIVKQVVSNYNKKSFSFFSERENQIVDYLCNGATYKMIADKLFVTTSTVNFHIQNIYLKLDVNSKSEALSKLQSL, from the coding sequence ATGAATACTCAAGACTTAAAAATTATTATTGTAGAAAAAGATGAAACGTTACATGCAGCCTATTTGAACCAGTTGAGAGCGGTTGACGGATTTATTCTTATGGGAATTTACAATTGCCCTAGCAAGGCGCTTAAGGATTTTAACAGGACCAGGCCTGATATTGTACTCACAGAAATCGATCTTTCTGGTACTAGTGGTTTGGATACCATTCAGTTGTACAAGAAAAAAGATTGGAACGTTAAGGTCGTAATGATAAGTGAAAACAACGATTTTGAACTTATCAAGAAAAGCTTTAAAAAAGGAGCAAACGGCTACTTGACCAAACCTATGTCCGCGGACAAATTTAGCCATGCCTTGACCAGTGTAAAGGAGGAGGGGGCCACACTCAGTAATGATATTGTAAAACAAGTGGTCTCCAATTACAACAAAAAGTCCTTTAGCTTCTTTTCTGAGCGGGAAAATCAAATTGTAGATTATCTCTGCAACGGTGCCACCTATAAGATGATTGCGGACAAATTGTTCGTCACTACCAGTACGGTCAACTTCCATATCCAAAACATTTATTTGAAATTGGATGTAAACTCTAAGTCCGAAGCCTTGAGCAAGCTCCAAAGTTTATGA